The DNA region tattttactattgaaCTTAtatttgctactattcataggcccCACAAcactttttactattatttataggtCCCATTGTACTATTTCGGCTAATTTTTACcattatttatagtactttcagcagcaaaaagttttcaacaaaataagcggatctcaaACAAATGCATTTGGcttcagcttattttactatttgcttatttttgctattatatatgaattttattgtgctttttatactatttatagattccattatactattttaaataacttttatatttgtttataatactttttataaaaaaattttaatttcaatataGATGTCGAAGATACTCGTTGGTACTCATAATCGGCCTAATCAAACGTACGATAAAAATTACGACACAAAAGGCAGAGTGATAAGACTAAAAAgactgttattattattgtttttttttttcaaaaaaaatattattatatagcACTGCACTTCCCGGAAAGACACCAAAAACTAAGCTTTTATTTTGTCTCACACGTTGACGATTTTGAGGCCACCATCCAACACGTTAGTCTTGCTCCGCAAGgaatactttttaatttttttacaaaataggaaAACAACCTTTTGTATCTTTAATTCTCTACCAGTCGCATTTTTTCTTCTGGCCACCTGTTCCGTTCTgttctatatatatgttgaCGAAACATATTAGGCCATCCAAAGTCGATCAAGTCTTGCACACCCATCTTCTCCTGCAGAAACTGAAACACCCCCACAAAAGCAGCACAAAATTATGGAACTTGTTGACTCTTCAAACCACGGTATGTCAATCTTGTTCTCACACTACTACTCTTCACTCATGTACTCGGGTACTGATTTTCTCATGAAACCAGTTTTCCTACGTGGGTTTTCTGGTTCTTTACACCTGGTATTGTTATTTGTGTTGTTTATCTCATGGGTGTGCAACAAATTCAAGGTGGCTCATAGTGAAGGTTCAAAGGAAAGGTTTAAGAACAGCAAGAGCTTGTGCTATAAACTGGCTCAAATTTGTTGTTTGGGTGTTTCTGTGTTTAATCTAGTGTTGTGCTTATTGAGTTACTTTTATTGGTATAGAAATGGTTGGTCTGATGAAGGGCTAGTGACCCTTTTGGATTTAGCGCTTAGAACACTTGCTTGGGGTACACTTTGTGTTTACCTGCGAACCCAGTTGTTTAATTCAGGTGAGTCAAAGTACCCTTTTTTATTGAGAGTTTGGTGGGGTTTCTATCTCTGCATTTCTTGTTATTGTCTTGTTATAGATATTATTCTTTATAGAGAACATGTTAGTTTACCAGTTCAAAATTTAGTATCCGATATTGTCTCTGTTGTTTCGGGTTTGTTTTTCTGTTATGTGGGGTTTTTTGGGAAGAATGAGGGTGAAGATACCCTTCTTGAAGAACCTCTTTTGAATGGGGATTCTAGTAATGAAGCTGAGTCAAATAAGTCCAAGGGGAATGAAAATGTAACCCCTTATCTGAATGCTGGATTTTTCAGCATTCTTACTTTTTCTTGGATGGGTCCTTTAATTACAATTGGCAATAAGAAGACATTAGACCTTGAGGATGTTCCTCAACTTGGTCCTAGTGATAGTGTATTTGGGGCCTTTCCAAATTTTAAGAATAAGCTTGAGGCAGAGTGTGGTACAAGTAATGGGGTGACCACACTAAAGCTGGCAAAGGCGTTAATCTTCTCGGCGTGGAAAGAGGTTCTCTTGACAGCCTTCCTTGTGATTATGAACACATTGGCTTCCTATGTTGGACcatattttattgataattttgttcaatacCTCAATGGGCGACGGAGCTACAAAAATGAGGGCTATGTTCTGGTTTCCGTGTTCTTTGCTGCAAAACTTGTGGAATGCCTCGCACAGAGGCACTGGTTCTTTAGGGTGCAGCAAGTTGGAATTAGAGTCCGATCAGTATTGATCATAATGATCTATAATAAAGGTCTAACCCTTTCGTGCCAGTCAAAGCAGGGCCACACTAGTGGGGAGATCATCAATTTCATGACTGTTGATGCTGACAGAATTGGTGATTTCAGTTGGTATATGCACGAGACGTGGATGGTTCTTGTTCAAATTGTTATTGCATTGTTACTTTTGTATAGAAATGTTGGGCTTGCTTCAATTGCGGCTTTGATTGCAACTGTATTTGTGATGTTGGCCAATGTTCCTTTGGGCAAATTACAAGAGAAGTTTCAGGACAAGATAATGGAATCAAAAGACAAAAGGATGAAGGCAACGTCTGAGATTTTAAGGAACATGAGGATTCTAAAGCTTCAGGGATGGGAGATGAAGTTTCTGGCTAAAATCATGGAGTTCAGGAAGACCGAGGCAGGGTGGCTGAAGAAGTATGTTTACACTTCAGCAATGACCTCTTTTGTCTTCTGGGGTGCCCCCACATTTGTGTCTGTGGTCACTTTTGGTGCTTGCATGTTGATGGGGATCCCACTTGAGTCAGGGAAGATATTATCTGCACTTGCGACGTTTAGGATTCTTCAGGAGCCCATCTATAGTCTTCCTGATACAATCTCAATGGTAGCTCAAACTAAAGTGTCCCTTGATCGAATTGCATCCTTCCTTCGCCTTGATGACTTGCAGCCTGACGTGATAGAGAGGCTTCCAAGAGGTAGTTCTGATACAGCAATAGAGATTATTGACGGGAAATTCTCTTGGGATTCATCATCCTCAAATCCAACATTAAAAGACATAAATGTGAAACTTCAACATGGCATGAGGGTTGCTGTTTGTGGGACTGTTGGCTCAGGCAAGTCAAGTTTGCTTTCTTGTATTCTGGGAGAAGTACCCAAGATATCTGGGATTGTTAAGTTGTGTGGAACAAAGGCCTTTGTTGCTCAGTCACCTTGGATACAAAGTGGCAAGATTGAAGAGAACATATTGTTTGGTATGGagatggagagagaaaagtacGAGACGGTCCTTGAAGCATGTTGCTTGAAGAAAGACCTAGAAATTCTCCCATTCGGTGATCAAACAGTCATTGGTGAGAGGGGAATCAATTTGAGCGGTGGGCAGAAGCAAAGGATCCAAATTGCACGTGCTTTGTACCAAGATGCTGATATCTATCTGTTTGATGATCCTTTTAGTGCTGTGGATGCTCATACAGGATCCCACCTATTTAAGGtaatttattttcctaatctaatgctGTTACATTGTGTTAAATGAGTTTTCTTTATCGTTAATATGTAcatattgttgtttttgttttataatattaattacttaCACAAGCATCTAATGGGTTTTACCCACGACCTACCCTCCACCCATTTCAATGCGAGAAGTGTCATTTAGGTTAGAGCTTGTTGACTATTTTGTacataaatttgtttatatacaTATTTGAAGATGGTTTTTTGTGTGGTTTGCGGTACTTCAAAATCCATGCAGTAGCATTGcactttgtttgttttgttttctatatttgttgcataacttcttttaaattatatgtacTTCTATATGGCAGGAATGCTTACTTGGTCTTTTGAGGCCAAAAACAGTTGTTTATGTTACTCATCAAGTGGAGTTCTTACCTGCTGCTGATCTTATATTGGTGAGCTATtcaaatttagtttttcttttcttttttttctttttttttccccagtcTTTCATTTATGAATATAATTTCCCTCTTATCTATCTGTGAACTTAACTTAGAACTTGTTGTTAGGTTATGAAAGACGGTAGGATTACTCAGGCTGGAAAGTACAGTGATATTCTCAATTCAGGAACTGATTTTATGGAACTTGTGGGAGCGCATGAGAAAGCTTTGTCAGCACTTGATTCCACTGAGGCGGGGTCAGTTTCTGAAAGTACAAGCGAGGAAGCTGGAAATATGGCTAGTTCTAATGGGGTTGTGCAGAAACAGGAAGATAAAGATGTTCAAAATGATAAAGCAGATGATGTAGTTGGGTCAAAAGGACAGATTatccaagaagaagagagagagaaaggtaaAGTTGGGCTATCAGTCTATTGGAAATATATCACTATGGCATATGGAGGAGCTCTTGTGCCAATTATATTGCTGGCACAAGTTCTCTTTCAGACCCTTCAAATTGGAAGCAATTATTGGATGGCCTGGGCAACTCCTATCTCACAGGACGTGAAACCTGCAGTCAGTAGCTCCACCCTAATTATTGTCTATGTTTCTTTGGCCATTGGAAGTTCTTTTTGCATCCTTGTGAGAGCCATGCTTATTGGAACAGCTGGCTTCAAGACTGCCAGTCAACTCTTCAGTAAGATGCACTTCTGCATTTTCCGTGCACCCATGTCATTTTTTGATGCCACTCCAAGTGGACGAATCATAAGCAGAGTAAGTGGAAAAATGCGTTTGATGGTTCTTTATTGGGTGCTTCTGGCTTAgtttgcaagtttttttttttaatatatagctttgttcttcattttaagtaattccttcttcttcttcttcttcttcttcttcttcttatctctttctctctctcgcgcgcgcacacacacacacacacacacacactcacacacacagaCATTTGTACATTGAAACATAAATATTCTTTCAGATAAATATAATaggtttaaatatatttattaaataaattgtaTGTTTCCTTGCAGGCTTCTACAGACCAAAGTACAGTGGATTTGAGGATGCAATATCTAGTTTCATCGTTTGCCTTTTCAATGATCCAGCTCCTTGGAATTATTGCAGTAATGTCTCAGGTTGCTTGGCaagttttcattgtttttatcCCTGTGATTGCAACCTGTATCTGGTATCAGGTATACCATCTTACTTTGTCAGAATATTGTCTTAAGAATTACAGAAAAATAGCTTGATCACATGACATCTCATTGAGTTTCTTGATTAATGAATACTTGTTGAACAATGTGTTTCCTTAAGATAGATGTTTTCCAAGTTGCTAGATTGTTGTGTATTTTTCCATGCCCTTTTACACTAcaattttcagaattttttgGGGTTAGAACTATGGAAGATCTACTAATTATATTCCTTAATCAAACCCAACTCCCATTGTAATATTACAGTGTATtattgtcattttcttttgtggAGAGAGTTGTTCACACAAAGTTGTTATCATGCAGCAACATTACATACCTTCTGCAAGGGAACTATCTAGATTAGTTGGAGTGTGCAAAGCTCCAGTGATACAACATTTTGCTGAAACATTATCGGGTGCATCAACCATCAGGAGCTTTGATGAAGAATCAAGATTTAGGGACAAAAATATGAAACTCGCAGATGCAAATTCTCGGCCAAGGTTCAATATAGCTGGTGCAATGGAGTGGTTGTGCTTCCGCTTGGATGTATTATCTGCAATCACATTTGTCTTCTCCTTGGTTTTCTTAGTCTCTATACCAGAGGGAGTCATTGATCCTGGTTAGTATTTACCATCTAGTGTCTACTAACAGTCCTTGCTCTTGATTGAATCTGTAAAGGAACTCAAACCATACTTTTCtaattgtatttcttttttgcttctttGCTTTCCTTTCTCCTAAAGGCATCGCGGGCTTAGCTGTGACATATGGACTTAATCTAAACATGTTGCTAGCCTGGGTAATATGGAATCTTTGCCAAATGGAGAACAAAATTATATCAGTAGAGAGAATTTTTCAATACAGTAGTATCCCAAGTGAGCCGCCACTTGTAATAGAAGAAAGTCGGCCAGATCATTTTTGGCCATCACATGGAGAAGTTGATATTCGTGATCTCCAAGTCAGTTCTTAGTTTTTTATcaccaaataaaatcatattatgCATATGGTTTGTTCatggctttgattttttttttatatgtatattaatTAATTCTAATGGTGCAATGTAGGTACGGTATGCCCCACACATGCCACTAGTAATACGTGGCCTCACATGTACTTTCCCTGGGGGACTGAAAACTGGCATTGTAGGGAGAACAGGCAGTGGTAAATCAACTCTCATACAAGCACTTTTCCGGATTGTTGAACCTGCTGCTGGTCAGATAATTATAGATGGCATCAACATCTCCGTGTTTGGACTAAATGATTTGCGATCTAGACTAAGCATTATCCCTCAGGATCCAACCATGTTTGAAGGGACTGTAAGAAGCAATCTGGATCCACTTGAAGAGTACACAGATGAACAAATTTGGGAGGTAGGTTGGATTCTGTTTTGGTAATTGAATGAATTCTCTCTTTATTACATTTTCCTCACAAATCAGGCATGCACTACTTTCAGGATTTGTAGTCAATAGATGGGATCTGCTAAtgctatttatttatgtattggTTACAACTTTtccccttaaatttttttaggctttGGATAAGTGTCAACTTGGAGATGAAgttagaaagaaagaaggaagactGGATTCTACAGGTTTGCCTTTGCAGCTGCTTATGTCAAATATCTAGAGCTATGTTGTGGAAATATATTGCTTATATTCTTATAAATGATGCAGTTAGTGAGAATGGAGAAAATTGGAGTGTGGGTCAGCGGCAGCTGGTCTGCCTTGGCCGTGTGTTGGTTAAGAAAAGTAAGGTATTGGTGCTTGATGGAGCTACTGCATCCGTTGATACTGCTACAGATAATCTGATTCAGCGGACCCTCAGACAACATTTTTCCAACTGTACTATCATTACAATTGCACATTGGATAAATTCTGTTCTTGATAGTGACATGGTTTTGCTACTAAGTAATGGTTAGTATGaccaaatgtttttattttactatcGTTTCTGCTCGTATGGTTCTTTCATAATTAGAATGATTTCATTGTAATCCTCTGGTGCGGTGGAATGGAAAGTGTGAAAAGGCTGCATATCATTCTAATTGGATGCACTCCCTTAAATTTATATAGGATTCCTTGAATTCTCAATAAAGACTTTGGAATCCACTAGATTAGAGACAATAAACTGACTGAACTTCTATTGATATAATATGATTGTCGTTTTACAGAATACTGGCTTATTTAAATCCTTCCAAAAGCTTATTTTCCTGGCAAAAACATTTctaaacaaattctaaatgatgCACACCATAATAGGACTCTAATTTGACTAGAAAAGCCTTCAAATTACCTAAAATGAAGGAAATAAAACCCAACTCGTAAAACTTCGAAAATTACATGAAAATATCAAACGtattaacaaatgataaaaatagACCTTATGTTTTGTCTTACATTATATGGCTTAGAAACTCTTCAATCTTTGTGCAGGGCTTATTGAGGAATATGATTCTCCAACAAGATTGCTTGAAAACAAATCATCATCTTTCGCTCAACTTGTAGCAGAGTACACTGTGAGGGCAAATTCGAGTTTTGGAAAGTAAAGTGGCCCATGCTTATTCGTGCTCAATTTGACTCTGGCAAGTTTGTTGACAATGACGAAAATTCAGTGATTCTATGATCTTTTATGAACTGTGAGAAGGATGTCAGTGAGATTTGCTAAATTGGATAGTGGTTGATTTGTGTTTTATGGGGTACATTTAGTACATTTCAGATAGCAGATGATAATAATGGTTATTGATaagattattttgttttaacttttaggCTTGAAATGAAACCTGTGTTTTTGGCATATTTTACGTCTGCCAACAAAGATTTGTTCAGCTTGTTAGAGTTTAAGAgcatttatcttttatttttaccagccacataaaaatgaaaatagtaaataagactTATAAGTGTTAGTTTCAAACTCTTCTTAAATGATGTGCTtatttctaacaaaatataggttttttttttttttggtaagcaAAAATGGGGGGACTTATGGTTATATTACACCTCCAGGCAGGGTGCCGAGTGGGAACCAAGGGGGATACCCAAAGCATGCTGACCCGTGTGGGATTTTAACCCCACTAAGGATGCCCACCAACGGACTCCTGCGAGCAGCGGGACTCGAACCTAGGTGTGTTGCACAAAGCGTCCGAGCTTTACCCACTTAGCCAAGCCCCCATTGGCAACAATGTATAGTTAATACAATATATTAGAATTTCTAAATTAAGCtatctatatttgttatttgaaagtgttttaaattttttatgtttttatttttattttttattcttatttaagGAAATATAATGCGTTTTGCatacaattttatataaaacaaaatattttgtaaataatataatatgtgGTTGAAATTTGTTTCTACAATTTCTTATAAACGATTTATCCTCGGAAAACTTTAAATGGCCTAAAGAGGAAGCAGATatagataaattatttatattagaaaaaacaataatatgaagaaaaaacaaTATGGTTTTTACTCTGATATTTTGTCACTCCACAATCAAGCTTCTTTTATACATTAGTTGgattaaatatgaaaatttaatcATGTTATTGGGCTATTTTAGGAAATACTATGAAAGATGTTCCTATatacaaaatttaggtacagacctacaattttttagatataatAATACCTTATGCTCTTTAATGGAATTTAAACACATTGTTTtattggaaaataaagaaaatgcaatattatcttttataaaggtaaataaattcaaaataactatgtttttaataaatataaggCAAAAACACCTTTTAAGTCCATACATTTTAGGGttacaataaatttaatccCTATATTTCAGAAGTAGTCAATTTAGTTCCTACCGTTAACTCACTAATGCAAAACGTTTGCGTGACAAATTACATAGTTAGCATAACTAATATTAAGGCAAAATTTGttgaacaacatttttttagaataatattaGATATATAGCATGCGGTTGAAAGTATTCAGTAAGTTCAACTGTTTTTTTGAAATTCGAGTTTGTAAAATTCGAGTTCCaacccaaaatcgagtttcacaAACTCGATTTACTCTTGCATTTATCtaacttggatttaaaaataaaaaattaaaaaaaatacgtggaactcgagtttggtTAGCTCGAGTTCcccttatctattttttttccccgcttggaacttgagtttactaaacttgagttccttgcaagtaattttaaaaaaaaaataaactcaagttccatgtgattttttttttcttaagccACCTCAGATGAATCCAAGCATAAATCAAGTTTGGGAAACTCAATTTTGGGTTGAAACTTGAGTTtaagaaactcgagttctaaaaaCAGTCCATCTAACTAAATAAGTTCAGACGCGTACTagtcatcaattttttttctaagaaatgtactatttaccaaattttgcctaatattaaaatattaaatgaaacGCTGATATGTCTGCTGACACATCAGTGTTGATGCGTTTAGATGGCAAATAAAGCcacatcagttttttttttttttgggaaaccGAGCCACATCagctttaaatatatatatatatatatattaccgatttctttttttcattttctttatttcttcttttacgctctgtttgtttcagcattaatgttttctagaaaactggtcattttccataaaacattttttggaaaactatctcattttccagtgtttggtaacgaccttgaaaatgagtttgataatattttctagtgtttggtatgcaCAAACAATTTTTGGAAAACTATCTCATTGTAGCTATACCACTGCAATTTTTGTGGTTCTGGAACTCTAAGCATCAATACCAAGTGAATAGAAATACACATATTGCCAAGAAGTGCTTAAGTTTTACCATCCTACACCTTTGTAGCAGATAGCTTTCTCAGCTTTCTATCATGATTGAGCATGACACTCACACTCTTAACCACCAAAATTATGCAATCAATATCCACTAGTAACAATGGCAAACCAATCATTCcatatcaaaataattcttaGCCAATAAAAGGACTAAAAGTTGCTTCCAGATCCACATACCCATGAAACAAAAGAACTAAAAGTTGAAAACCAATGTCCATTAAAATGATCTTGAAACCTACAAACTAGATGCCAAATAGTTTGataaataccaaaatatcaaattGTCCAAATAGAAAAGCataaattctaacaaaaatgcACCTACATAATCAAAATTGGCTTAAATAGTTGTCAAAGAAGTTCTGCAGCCATTGTCTACGGAGCTTGTCATTTTTCAACATAAATGACCTTGCTTGTTTTTCATCCCCATTCAAATGGTCAAATGCAGACGCAAGCATATTTTCTTCAAACCCATCCATCTTCATAACTTCTTCATAAAGACTACCAAAATTTAGCTGATTTTCAGAAATCTTTTCTATTGTAGAGGCAACCTTTCCAAGTTGTATAGAAAAATCTTGGTAAACAGCATCTTCAATCATAGTAGCATGACTTCGTTTCCTGTGAGACCTTGTTTCATTTGAAGCCACATGTGAGAGATCAACTAGCTTCTTTTTGGATATGTCATCAACATCAGCATCAACAAGCGGAGGTGAGTCATCCAATGCTTCTACACCTATATCACCAACTCCCTTGGAAAAACCTCATGTAGCCATATCCTTACCCACAACCAAAGCCAACTCATCAAACATCTCAATTTTCTTGTTTAGAAATTGTGCATGATTTGAATGTGCCTGtgtaaagaaaggaaaagaaacaatgaaaaagaaaaagaaaggaaaagagtcAAAAACTAATATGAGAGCAATaagaataatgaaaaaattttaaactttacaATGATACAAACTAAAAAGTTTctacacataaaataaaaattataaaagtttgtTACCACGACTTATTCATCATACATTGTCCTATCACAGGTGATCATTTTCAAATCATCATTCCATCGAAACCCGCTTTTCTTATTACGAAGTAATGCAATTGTATTCCAATTGGTTTTGAGTGTTTTAAAGTGATGTTCCACACGCTTTGGAGTACATTCAGtcataaatttcttaataattGCTTCAGCTACTTTAGCATATGATGCATGTTTAAATGTGTTGGATTGCTTATTGCCATGAAGAGCCTCATCTGCAAGTATCTCAAGTAATAAATTCTGCATTGGTTGTGACCACCTGAAGTTGGTCTTGGTGTCCTTGACCTTCTGAGTATCCTTTGTATTTCCCATTGCAATTCTATTACAATCATAttcacaagaaaaatgagacaaaatgaaagaagaatATAAACAATATTCAATACAAAATATGAGTTGGGGGTGTccatgagaaacaaaaataattgtaacataAAAGTCTTGATaacatgaaaccaaaaaaatccaTTACACAACCAACTAATATAAAGAGTATGAAATCACTCCATAACATTATAATCCTCCCACATTTTACGACAAATATCATCCCGTTTTTGAACccattctctattttcttcttgGACTTTCCTTTGTGATTGTTGGACTCTTCTACTTGTACTGTCATTTGCAAGTGGACTACCACGAAGCCCGTAGCTCATAATTGAGTCTAAAGGGTCAACTCCTATTATATGATTGTGAATTATGCTACAAGCTAAGACTACATCCACTTGTGTTGGGAATGACCAAAAAGGTTCTGCATCTAACACACGGAAACGTTTCTTCAAAACCCCAAAACAACGCTCAATGCTAGTGCGTAAAGAAGAATGGCGAAGATTGAGTAATTCTTTGTCATTACTTGTCGGGTTATCACTAAACTCTTTCAAATGGTAACGAACACCACGATAAGGGGATATAATTCCTTTCTGAACTCCATAACCAACATCACCAAGATAATATTTACCTACACGTCCATagtcaaaaggaaaagaaatcaCTCCAAAAGCTATTATCCATAACAAAATTCTGCAGTAGTTGACAAGTTCTGTTTCTGCGAGAGACAGACCAGAGGTtctctataaattttaataacaaataataaccCATAAACCAATCATGAATTTGGTGTGCAGAAAGTTTGCCCATAAGCATATCTACTAGATCAAAGCAAAAGTTTGCCCATAAGTTTTCAACTCAAACTACCCACGCCCCACAACAAATGCCAAAGCAAACTATAAAATTGGGGTTTTTGTAGAGAAGAATGAAATATTACCAATGCAAGGAAGAGTTGCTGACTGTGAGagatagatagagagagatttgtgaaaagaggagagaccagagtAGGAAAGACAGTGAGAATATgaaaggagagaaaaagcaaagagaatgagaaaattgAAAGCTTACCGTGAAACTGTGAGACAAAGTAGGCACCAGAATAAGTTGTTTCCCGCGGCTAGaaaggataaagaaaaagataatatttataaGAGAGATGTGATGCatgagagagattgttttccgaaaaaaaaaatttgaaaaacattcaatagaaaataagccttatttttattaggatttttcattgactaaatatagtttttcgttgactaaattttttttgtgctaccaaacattgaaaaatatgaaaaactatcTATATAGATAGTTCTCCAGCGAAACAAACAGGAGCGTTAAtactcttacaatttttttatccattcataatttcattttttattttctcaacattattatttttttcatatcttGCTAACCAAACAGAATTTCATTCAAATTCCTTTCTTGAGAATCAAACACTAATCTAGTCCAAAAATTGCAGATCAACACAAATCACATTATTTCTAACCGTCAATTTGgctttcaatcacaaaaaagcTTATGATATCA from Castanea sativa cultivar Marrone di Chiusa Pesio chromosome 6, ASM4071231v1 includes:
- the LOC142641690 gene encoding ABC transporter C family member 3-like; protein product: MELVDSSNHGMSILFSHYYSSLMYSGTDFLMKPVFLRGFSGSLHLVLLFVLFISWVCNKFKVAHSEGSKERFKNSKSLCYKLAQICCLGVSVFNLVLCLLSYFYWYRNGWSDEGLVTLLDLALRTLAWGTLCVYLRTQLFNSGESKYPFLLRVWWGFYLCISCYCLVIDIILYREHVSLPVQNLVSDIVSVVSGLFFCYVGFFGKNEGEDTLLEEPLLNGDSSNEAESNKSKGNENVTPYLNAGFFSILTFSWMGPLITIGNKKTLDLEDVPQLGPSDSVFGAFPNFKNKLEAECGTSNGVTTLKLAKALIFSAWKEVLLTAFLVIMNTLASYVGPYFIDNFVQYLNGRRSYKNEGYVLVSVFFAAKLVECLAQRHWFFRVQQVGIRVRSVLIIMIYNKGLTLSCQSKQGHTSGEIINFMTVDADRIGDFSWYMHETWMVLVQIVIALLLLYRNVGLASIAALIATVFVMLANVPLGKLQEKFQDKIMESKDKRMKATSEILRNMRILKLQGWEMKFLAKIMEFRKTEAGWLKKYVYTSAMTSFVFWGAPTFVSVVTFGACMLMGIPLESGKILSALATFRILQEPIYSLPDTISMVAQTKVSLDRIASFLRLDDLQPDVIERLPRGSSDTAIEIIDGKFSWDSSSSNPTLKDINVKLQHGMRVAVCGTVGSGKSSLLSCILGEVPKISGIVKLCGTKAFVAQSPWIQSGKIEENILFGMEMEREKYETVLEACCLKKDLEILPFGDQTVIGERGINLSGGQKQRIQIARALYQDADIYLFDDPFSAVDAHTGSHLFKECLLGLLRPKTVVYVTHQVEFLPAADLILVMKDGRITQAGKYSDILNSGTDFMELVGAHEKALSALDSTEAGSVSESTSEEAGNMASSNGVVQKQEDKDVQNDKADDVVGSKGQIIQEEEREKGKVGLSVYWKYITMAYGGALVPIILLAQVLFQTLQIGSNYWMAWATPISQDVKPAVSSSTLIIVYVSLAIGSSFCILVRAMLIGTAGFKTASQLFSKMHFCIFRAPMSFFDATPSGRIISRASTDQSTVDLRMQYLVSSFAFSMIQLLGIIAVMSQVAWQVFIVFIPVIATCIWYQQHYIPSARELSRLVGVCKAPVIQHFAETLSGASTIRSFDEESRFRDKNMKLADANSRPRFNIAGAMEWLCFRLDVLSAITFVFSLVFLVSIPEGVIDPGIAGLAVTYGLNLNMLLAWVIWNLCQMENKIISVERIFQYSSIPSEPPLVIEESRPDHFWPSHGEVDIRDLQVRYAPHMPLVIRGLTCTFPGGLKTGIVGRTGSGKSTLIQALFRIVEPAAGQIIIDGINISVFGLNDLRSRLSIIPQDPTMFEGTVRSNLDPLEEYTDEQIWEALDKCQLGDEVRKKEGRLDSTVSENGENWSVGQRQLVCLGRVLVKKSKVLVLDGATASVDTATDNLIQRTLRQHFSNCTIITIAHWINSVLDSDMVLLLSNGLIEEYDSPTRLLENKSSSFAQLVAEYTVRANSSFGK
- the LOC142639331 gene encoding uncharacterized protein LOC142639331, whose product is MGNTKDTQKVKDTKTNFRWSQPMQNLLLEILADEALHGNKQSNTFKHASYAKVAEAIIKKFMTECTPKRVEHHFKTLKTNWNTIALLRNKKSGFRWNDDLKMITCVEALDDSPPLVDADVDDISKKKLVDLSHVASNETRSHRKRSHATMIEDAVYQDFSIQLGKVASTIEKISENQLNFGSLYEEVMKMDGFEENMLASAFDHLNGDEKQARSFMLKNDKLRRQWLQNFFDNYLSQF